The sequence TGAGTGTTATAGTTTCAAGAGCACTTCCTGATGTAAGAGATGGGCTGAAACCTGTTCATAGAAGAATATTATATGCTATGAATGAATTAGGATTGTCTCCTGAAAAGCAATATAGAAAATCAGCGAGAGTAGTGGGGGATGTTTTAGGTAAATATCATCCTCATTCAGATACGGCTGTATATGACGCTATGGTAAGACTTGCTCAAGATTTTAATACAAGGTACCCTTTAGTTGACGGTCATGGAAATTTTGGCTCTGTTGATGGTGACAGTCCTGCAGCTATGCGTTATACCGAAGTTAAGATGACAAAGCTTGCTATGGAAATGCTTAGAGATATAAATAAAGAAACCGTAGATTTTACTTTTAATTTTGATGAAACTCTTAAGGAACCGACAGTTCTTCCGAGCAGATTCCCAAACTTATTGGTAAATGGTTCTTCAGGAATAGCTGTAGGTATGGCTACAAGTATACCTCCTCATAATCTTGGAGAAGTGATAGATGCTATAGTTATGACTATTGAAAATCCTGATTTGGATATTGAGACTTTGATTAAGGTTATAAAAGGCCCTGATTTTCCGACAGGTGCTATGATAATGGGAAAGGAAGGAATAAGGTCCGCTTACAGAACGGGAAGAGGAAGAGTAACTGTTCGTGCTAAAACTGAAATAGAAGAATTCGGAAAGGGAAGGAACAAAATAGTAGTTACAGAACTTCCATATCAAGTAAATAAAGCAAATTTGATTGAAAAAATAGCTGAGTATGTAAGAGAGAAAAAAATCGAGGGAATATCTGATTTAAGGGATGAAAGCGACAGAGAAGGAATGAGAATGGTTATCGAGCTAAAGAGGGACGCAAATCCTAATATAGTGTTAAATAATCTTTTTAAACATACTCAATTACAAAATACATTTTCTATAATAATGCTTGCATTGGTAAATAATGAACCTAAAATTTTAAACTTGAAAGAGATACTCGGATATTATTTGAATTATCAGAAGGAGATAATAGTCAAAAGGACTCAATATGACTTGAAAAAGGCGGAGGAAAGAGCTCATATACTTGAAGGATTGAAAATAGCCCTTGACCACATAGATGAAGTTATATCTATTATCAGAAGTTCTAAGGATGATAATATTGCAAAAGAAAGACTTATGAAAAGTTTTGGACTTTCTCAAATTCAGTCTCAGTCTATTTTGGATATGAGATTAAAAAGGCTTACCGGTTTGGAGAGAGAAAAAATTGATGAAGAATATGAAGAACTGATAAAAGAAATAAATAAGTTTAAAGAAATTATTGCT is a genomic window of Acidilutibacter cellobiosedens containing:
- the gyrA gene encoding DNA gyrase subunit A; the encoded protein is MDKENSKVITVKIEEEMKKSYLDYAMSVIVSRALPDVRDGLKPVHRRILYAMNELGLSPEKQYRKSARVVGDVLGKYHPHSDTAVYDAMVRLAQDFNTRYPLVDGHGNFGSVDGDSPAAMRYTEVKMTKLAMEMLRDINKETVDFTFNFDETLKEPTVLPSRFPNLLVNGSSGIAVGMATSIPPHNLGEVIDAIVMTIENPDLDIETLIKVIKGPDFPTGAMIMGKEGIRSAYRTGRGRVTVRAKTEIEEFGKGRNKIVVTELPYQVNKANLIEKIAEYVREKKIEGISDLRDESDREGMRMVIELKRDANPNIVLNNLFKHTQLQNTFSIIMLALVNNEPKILNLKEILGYYLNYQKEIIVKRTQYDLKKAEERAHILEGLKIALDHIDEVISIIRSSKDDNIAKERLMKSFGLSQIQSQSILDMRLKRLTGLEREKIDEEYEELIKEINKFKEIIANERLVYEIIKNELLEIKAKYGDPRRTKIMPSSDEIDIEDMIEDEDVVITLTHNGYIKRIPQDTYKAQKRGGRGITGITTKEEDFVEHLFITSTHDTILFFTNEGRVYSLKAYEIPEGKRQGKGAAIINLLNLNGKEKVNAIIPIKKYEPSSYLVFMTKKGIVKRTKFYQFENIRKNGLIAINLRDGDELINVRKTKGNDELIAITSEGMSIRFPESDVREMGRNSMGVIGVRLSENDHVVSMDMVENNKFLLIVSEFGFGKITPLSEYRTQSRAGKGIKTYNIKTKTGKVVSAKVVDKSDEIMMISLSGIIIRLNVNGISEMGRNTQGVTLMKIENEDRVVAVAKYVEE